GCACTTTATTGGTCCTTGAAGTTTTAGATGAGCATATTGGTTAACTTCTGTTAATTTCATCACccatatgacttttttttttaatgacatggcAAGGTTTCTCTAAGTCCAAACCTGCAGCAATATATCAATCTAATTACACCCTCTGAGAAGTATATCAATCTAATTAAGAAAatagtgggttccagttagttcaactggtaaagttcttgatggttgaataagaaatctgagattcaatcctcgcctataccaaaaactgattgatgtgttggtctgatgataaagagctgtCACCAAGAATGGACGTTAGAGGTtgaaactcttttaaaaaaaatctaactaaaaaaagaaaattattccATCCAGCTCTTCCTTTGCTTTCTATGTAATGAAACAAAAGTTTCGAACTTTCACAAACAACCCTTTTCATattgaggaaaaagaaaaacgttAGATCTGTGATGCTTTGGTAaccaaaaataagtaaaataattgTTCAATCTTATTATTaaccaaaaatattaaattttgtttgttcaGGATAAGATCCTAATTATTAACATaaactagtttttctttttcttttttttaaaaattattattattattttattctgtaCAAGTGTCATTTGATGtgttacaaaaataattttttttattttaattgttagcGACATTAGCATTCTCATCAATCACTTAATGCAATGACAATTTTGATCAAATACCAAAAGGTTatgaccaaattgacacatttaAAAGTTCAAGGATTAAATTGACGTGCAACCCAAAAATTATggaccaaatatgtaatttactcaaaaaaatttcattaagttATTCTCTTTTAAGATACATTAAATTCTATTCCATCAAAGTTGTCTTTACtagaataaaatatgatttattaCTTTGTGGTTTTTAAATTTCACTCTCatgatatgtttttttattttattgaatctCAATGAAGTTTTcattataacaataaaattccaaaactaGTTTCCAAGAATTTTGCTATAATAACATTGAGTGATGACTTGAATTGATATAGTAATTACTACAAACTGGTTAGATTTTGAGAAGTTAGGGACTCCATATCTATGTAACTAACATATTGTTCTATATAAAGCAAATATTtagtgggtttcagttagttcaactggtaaaattttttatggttgagTAAGAAATCTGAGATTCAATGCCTGCCTACATCAAAAACCGATtgttataagttgaaactctattacacaacaaaaaaaaaaaaaaaaaaaaaaaaaaaaaaattttctaatttagcCTTGATTTACATATCTCTCTCTAATTGTGTGAATGTTATAAATAAGATCAAGAAAAACAGCTTCGGAAATCAGGTCAAGAATTTGTTATAGGGGAAAAGAAAGATCCTCAAAGAGAATGATGTCTTAAAATATTGAGGGGCGTTTAAGCGATTGAGGTTGGTAGAGACTACAGAGTGATATCTAAACATGTAATTCAAGAAGATAAAtgttttacaaaaataatgaaagtagTGTGGTTTTTTTGCGAATACTTTATTTAAGGACCTAGTCTGAACTTTTAGCCCAACAAATGTATGGACTTAAGCCCAAAAAATCTAAAGCAATCAATTTGTAGAGAATGTGTTGGAAAACTGCGCTTTAGTGAATTAAGTAACCGACCAATAGATTTTGATGACATgaaaagaaagataatagaTGTTCACTAAAGAAAAAAGTCCTTGGCCAAGTCTGAGAAGAttgattcttaaatattattctcaaaaCTTTACTACAAGTCTAGTtctagattgctacagtgtttcttccattttttttctttttccttctccaCCTTTTAGAAGGaaggtctctcacattatatagccccctTTAGGCCATCTTGATCccacacttgttgatcatctgagtccTTACTTGAGTACTTATCTCATTAGACACCCattttggctttctgtgagttgcgaTTGCCAAGGCAATactgtttaggggtcttctccacataaatgcaaccagaaaagtagctgcagtgcattcaatgcagtggtagtagctttccctttgatattttttagggtttccttCTCTCTTACACATTTCTGGGGTACGTCCTTGTCACTAAGGTTTCTTAGAAGGTTGCCTTGATCATTAGGATCTGTGTTTGACCTACTCTTAGCcggtccgaggagacactcctcctcgAACCACCTTCCCATCCATGCTCTATTCGTAAAGTCTAAATCAAACCATTTTGTACTGCTTGCTTGTCTTCGGATTACTTACCTCCTCGGACAGGACCCAAGGCCCAGTATGTGATTTGGACCCCTAACCCCACactttatataacaaaaataatgccaacagtttttttttttttttcatttttaatcttCTTATCTCAattctactttaggttgatgaatttttgtgttgaaCTCTGTTTTGGATTGATGcattgtattttaatttgttagcttttttcttttattttctttgattattATATGTTACCTTACCgcattatatagtatataataatctAACGTTATTCTATTATGTAGTATGactttgataattttgtatttataaccatgcatttttcttttgagtattcTCCAActcatcttcttttatataaatgttctatttttctaacactctctcccaaaaaaagtgattgctctctctctctctctctctctctctctattatttattctttcttgcaactctactttaaattaataaattttttatgttttagtacctctactttgggttgatacATTTTGGTGGTGTGTTTTTTGAGTTCCCAAATCACATATACtctatttctatcttgtatttttggtttgaattaattcttaaaaaatttggaaccaagaatttgagtttatatcaaaatacaatctaTTAGACTACTCATGTGAGGTACACGTGAATCTAAATAATTCTCAAAATTTACAGGAGAGAAAAACCTTTAGGAGAGATAGGATCGAATGATTGCAGCGGAAGGGAGGAATATTGTTGATGATCTCGGCAAGTTGTTTAGACAGTATGCAACAAAAATATACCCACTTAATCACAAACCTAGGCAACAAGACTCGTAAACATAACACTTACATGCACCTAAATCAACATATATCAACCCCAAAATTGTTAGTACAACACAATAACCACAACACATCCACTATATCTATCAACCCAAAGAGATACACATAAACATTCAAAAAGACCTTCACACACAAGCGCTTCCAAACATTGCATGAGCTACCATAATCTTAACATTCATCTCCGATTCACGAGTTCTTTCACTTCCACCTTACAGATCATGCATCCATGCCAACCAAATAATCGATTTGGGCACTTtaaggagaggaagagagtttgGGTTTGTGAGAGGAAACCAAGAGAGAGTGCaagatttagagagagaaaacgaATCAAGAATCtctttctcaaatttgaataggtttttctctcctctccctTGCTGCAACAACCTAGTCCCTTTGCCATTGTTCGATCAACATCCCTCCTCGCTGCTGCTATTCGATCCTTTCTCTCCTATAGGTTTCTCCTCATAAATTTGAGAATTATTTAAATTCACATGTATCTCACGTGAGTATTTTGTTAGTGTTTTAATGGAAAGCTAACTTGAGTACCAATTTGGCATGTGTGAAGTTTAGGAAGTAAATTGGCTAAAATGAAAGTTCAAGGGTTGTAATAACCACTATTCTAAAGTTTAAGAGGTGTCAAGAcatttatagcatttttttaaatggtccattaaaaaaagggtaaattacatattttgttAGGCAAAATGTATAAAtaccattaattttaaaattatgtagcaaaatacccatatttccaaactatttagcaaaatgccattgttttggaactcgattttaacaaaattgaattttgcgTAAAATTCGATAtcctcaaaatcaagttttatgtGTATTTTTAAGTAGAACTTGACATTAGTAACGTCAagtttcacttaaattttcaaaaaaaaaaaaatttaagtgacaaaatatgtataaaacTCAACATTGTTAATGTTGAGTTCCAAAAACAGGgttattttgctaaatagtttggaaagaaagatattttgctacatagttttaaaattaagggtatTTATCCATTTTGCCCTATTTGGCCCCTAACCTTTAGGCTGcttgtcaatttagtctttaacctttcaaatgtgtcaatttagttcctaATTTTTTAGCATTGTGTCGAAATGATCCTTACTGTTAAGTGATAGACGGAAAATACTGACATGATTAAcgactaaattaaaatattattttttaccacATGGACTTCCATGTAAGCTGCCACATggtagttataaaaaaaaatcaacattttcTAATTCACTTCCACATAAGGcatttgcataaattattttgcattaaaaGTATGTTTTGGAAATTCGTTTTCAAGGTtaattgaaattatgttttgaaaatactaTTTCTTAGTGGACACTTGCCAATTAGCTCGTACCACATCACTACAAATTTGAGGTGAAATCTTGTTTTCAATacttaaaattgtgttttcactTAGAGGCTATTCTCCAATCTTTTTTCTTGGGTAAATTTCATTAACATAGGTTTGGGCTAATACCAACTAGTTCCAAGATATTTCAAAACAGACTAATTTGGTTCCTTAAGCCAACTTggggtatgtttggtaattgtttttccctctattttctattttcaaaaataattttctatttttgagattaaaaaacttgtttggcaatctaaaatggacagaaaacaaaaaaatgttctcaaaactcaatttgtgaagaaaactgaaaaacatctAAAAGACTGATTTTAATTTCGAGTTTTCAAATATCAATGAAAACACGCATTTGATCTAAtgaatctatctcatttaatgagttagcattagagttcaaatcctagtaacaacatattttaatattttttatttttttaatttcaactaaccaaacatgttttttattttaaaaatataagaatttttttttttatattccaaaaaaaaaaagtttttgaaaatagaaaacaaaaactgttaccaaataTAACTTTAGTCTCTAAACATTGTTAGGCCTAGTCGGgtttaaggaccaaatttgttagtttttttttttttttttacaatcaaATTGGTTTAGTTTTAAATGTCTTGAATGTAGTTAGCATTAGCTcacatcttaaaaaaatatcaatgtttataaaaaaaaaaaaaaaaaaggaatattaatggaatttaccatttttattttaccacaaccttatttttataattatcaatatcatttaccttaaaaaaaagaaaaagaaaaaaaaaccaacaagaAAGTCTATTGCGGCGTGTAGAAACAAAATTGCTCCTATaatctctctcagtctctcctTGGCCCTTGCTATCTGTCTTGGGAATTCACAAAAATGTCAATCTCAAACTCGTTCCTACCAGATGAACTGTGGAGACGAATCCTAGAAATCGGTATCAAAACCAGCGGTTTTAGGTACAAGGACCTCTGCTCCATCTCCATTTCTTGTAGACGCCTCCACCGACTCTCCAATGAAAACTCGCTCTGGTCTCACCTTCTCTCCTCTGACTTTCCgtcctcttcatcatcatcatcatcatcgacGACCAAGTCTAGCACCAAAATCCTTTACAGAGAAAGGTATTTTGTTAACGAAACGGGGTCGTCTTGtgtgtatttgtatttgtatttgacTTGatagtgttttttgtttttttaaaggtttgagagagatagagagaagaaGTTAGCGGTGAATAGGAGGATTGTGCTTAGAAAGGAGAGTCAAATTGTGGAGCATTCTAGAAAGATTCGAGAGATCGAGACTCGGTTGGCAGATGAGAACCATAAATTGAAGACAACTGTTTCTGAATTATCACATTTACGACTCCTCAGGTAATCAACTTCTTCAACCTAGTCCTTGCAAtttctttattcaatcatgAAATACGCTAATGCTATGCCTATggatttcaagtttttttatttttattgcatcCTAAGCCTAAAATAATTCAAGACTATTCTAGATTACAAGGTTTACTATGTGAGTGATTGCTACAAGAATTAAATGTTTGGGTTTATTATACAATCTATATCCGTATTATACATTCCATTATCAGTTGTATTATGCCCCCAAAAAGTACTTTACAATGTTTCACTGTACACATAACTCATCAGGGTGCAAactagtagtagtagtagtagtagtagtagtagttgtAGGCTTGGGACTTGGGAGTCATCCCCACTGCCACTACCACTACCACTAGGAGGAGTTCCATTACGGGTCCGTTTGGGAACAATTTAGttagttgaaactaaaaactttttactgaaagtagcGTAGAAAAAGGTAAAAGCCAGTTGAATTAGTACAGTGGAAcctatgaataataccaaaaagtgagactcatgaatagtagcaaaaataagctaaatagtaaaataaattgactttAAACACTAATCTCAAATGCAACCTACATGGTTCTAGCGGGTGGGTTGTGTATCTGTCGCTTACTTCTCAGGGGTGGATCCAAAGGGCCCTACCTTGGTGAGGTTATAcgcaattaaaaaataataataataattgtttcACCATAGACATGGGTGTAAAGTAgttgtacttatcaaaaaaaaaaaaaaaaaaacaagaaaataagttTAAAGCAGTAGTACGTGCTCTTCTTAATGtttgagtatatatatatatatatatttttttttttttttgggggaaaaatacacaaaacttCTTGTGGTTCTCTCGTTAAACACACCCCCTTAAGGTGTTGACTGTAACACTAGACCTGTTTTATGTTTAAAGTGTAAATTGTTAATTGTGTAGCACTTAGAACTGTTTTATGTGATAATAAAGTAAGCTGCAACCTTAAATATGGGCACATGTTCTTACATGTCATTATAAGCAGCTCATGTTGTTTATTATCATGGATGTTTAATGACTTGCACATAAAAGAATATTGCTAGTACTAGGTTAAGTGTTACACTCAAAACTTCATAGGGGTTTCGTGTTTTATAGAAAACCACGTGAGggtttttgtgtatttttttttcctttttaattatGTGGAAAAAGGTAAAGAAACATAATTTAATAGAGTATTAAATTCAAGTTTACTTGTGCCTTTAGGGCATTTGTCAACAAAATTGAAGGAGTATTGggtaaatgagaaaacaaagaa
The DNA window shown above is from Quercus lobata isolate SW786 chromosome 7, ValleyOak3.0 Primary Assembly, whole genome shotgun sequence and carries:
- the LOC115953811 gene encoding F-box protein SKIP24, with product MSISNSFLPDELWRRILEIGIKTSGFRYKDLCSISISCRRLHRLSNENSLWSHLLSSDFPSSSSSSSSSTTKSSTKILYRERFERDREKKLAVNRRIVLRKESQIVEHSRKIREIETRLADENHKLKTTVSELSHLRLLRQASVALNVWQPEVIRGRQKEIVGQCVVPVESRIHALEMELRLCKQQILGFEKAHKDEKQRLDTAKEELVSMKYHPLQDYTMEMNGGDKECNIKRKKLKRCHKGDG